One segment of Ignavibacteria bacterium DNA contains the following:
- a CDS encoding adenosine kinase — protein sequence MKNILLTGVGNALVDLEYRVTDAELQQFGVTKGAMTLTDTARQQEMITALGDREAHHCSGGSAANTIIAFAQFGGSGAYSSLLGADRFGDFYASEFKDLGIVLAAEQVKGASTGSCLVLITPDSERTLNTTLAVNTEFSRNNISEDLIKASEWIYVEGYKLTDDNGAEAVDLAMFYARKHGTNVAVSCSDGFIIDVFGDRLRSVLKNADLVFCNEREGTSLAGTETVDEAYRELIDRYPNVVLTAGPHGSRVRWNGLDVEVPAYKVTSVDTTGAGDMYAGAFLYGVLHRHHPEHAGRLASYASAQVVAQYGARLKADHIEVRDIVLSSADTI from the coding sequence GTGAAAAACATCCTTCTCACAGGGGTTGGAAATGCCCTTGTAGACCTCGAATACCGCGTTACCGATGCCGAGCTTCAACAGTTCGGAGTGACAAAGGGCGCGATGACATTAACAGACACCGCTCGTCAGCAAGAGATGATCACGGCCCTGGGTGACCGGGAAGCGCATCATTGCAGTGGTGGATCGGCCGCAAACACCATCATTGCGTTCGCCCAATTCGGCGGAAGTGGTGCCTACAGCTCCTTACTTGGTGCAGATCGATTCGGTGACTTCTACGCTTCGGAGTTCAAGGACCTGGGAATCGTTCTTGCTGCTGAACAGGTGAAGGGGGCAAGCACGGGATCGTGCCTGGTTCTCATTACGCCAGACAGTGAGCGGACTTTGAATACCACTCTTGCAGTGAATACCGAGTTCTCTCGCAATAACATCAGCGAAGACCTGATCAAGGCGAGCGAGTGGATCTATGTAGAAGGCTACAAACTCACCGATGACAACGGTGCTGAGGCAGTGGACCTTGCGATGTTCTATGCGCGTAAGCACGGTACAAACGTTGCTGTGAGCTGCTCTGACGGATTCATCATTGATGTATTCGGAGATAGGCTGCGCAGTGTTCTCAAGAATGCGGACCTCGTCTTCTGCAATGAACGCGAGGGGACCTCTCTTGCCGGCACAGAGACTGTGGACGAAGCATACCGCGAGTTGATCGATCGGTATCCGAATGTTGTTCTGACGGCCGGACCCCATGGATCTCGGGTACGGTGGAATGGACTCGATGTTGAAGTGCCGGCCTATAAGGTTACCTCCGTTGATACCACCGGTGCCGGAGACATGTATGCCGGTGCCTTCCTCTATGGTGTGCTTCATCGCCATCATCCGGAACATGCCGGTAGGTTGGCATCGTATGCGTCTGCACAGGTCGTTGCTCAATATGGTGCACGGCTTAAGGCAGACCATATCGAAGTGAGGGACATCGTCCTCTCTTCAGCCGATACCATTTGA
- a CDS encoding D-alanine--D-alanine ligase: MNIAVLLGGLSPERNISFLSGRAAVSALRGRGHTVVAIDPARGANGIVTDDELQAATAREVTSDELASFSPIRLMECITSDQFNNIDLVFLLLHGQYGEDGYVQSLLDLRGIPYTGSTMLASAAAMDKGLSKMLFQVAGIPTPYWVSVTPEQADDSDLLGEVIKEINGPMVVKPNDQGSTVGMTILHRVTEDDLAAAIRLAGQFTRSILVERYIPGRELTVAVLGNEALPIIEIEPKEGYYDYANKYTKGKTEYHCPADLSEEVQDHVQNLAVAAHHILGCRAYSRIDFRLTEDNIPYCLEVNTIPGFTETSLVPMAARAAGIEFGELCEEIIRLSE, translated from the coding sequence ATGAACATAGCCGTTCTCCTTGGCGGGCTTAGTCCCGAGCGAAACATCTCCTTCCTCAGTGGTCGTGCAGCTGTGTCTGCGTTGAGGGGCCGTGGTCATACCGTTGTGGCGATCGACCCTGCCCGCGGTGCAAACGGCATAGTGACCGATGATGAGCTTCAGGCAGCTACCGCTCGCGAGGTCACATCCGACGAGTTAGCGTCCTTCAGTCCGATCCGATTGATGGAGTGTATTACTTCTGACCAGTTCAACAACATCGACCTCGTCTTCCTCCTGTTACACGGGCAATACGGCGAAGACGGCTATGTACAGTCCCTCCTCGATCTGCGCGGTATTCCCTACACCGGGAGCACAATGCTTGCCAGTGCAGCCGCTATGGATAAGGGGCTATCCAAGATGTTGTTCCAAGTTGCGGGGATTCCAACCCCCTATTGGGTGAGTGTAACGCCGGAGCAAGCTGACGATAGCGATCTGCTCGGCGAGGTGATCAAGGAGATCAACGGCCCTATGGTCGTAAAGCCAAATGACCAGGGATCTACTGTCGGGATGACGATCCTCCATCGCGTGACCGAGGACGATCTGGCCGCTGCCATTCGGCTTGCCGGACAGTTCACACGATCGATCCTTGTGGAGCGGTATATCCCGGGTCGAGAGCTGACTGTTGCCGTACTGGGGAACGAAGCCTTGCCGATCATCGAGATCGAGCCGAAGGAAGGGTACTACGACTACGCGAACAAGTACACCAAGGGCAAGACAGAGTACCATTGCCCCGCAGACCTGTCAGAGGAAGTTCAGGATCACGTCCAGAATCTCGCAGTAGCTGCCCACCACATCCTTGGGTGTCGCGCCTACAGCCGCATCGACTTCCGTCTGACCGAAGACAACATCCCCTACTGCCTGGAAGTGAATACCATCCCTGGCTTCACCGAGACAAGCCTAGTCCCCATGGCCGCCCGTGCCGCCGGAATTGAGTTCGGGGAATTGTGCGAGGAGATTATACGCCTTTCGGAATAG